From a single Xyrauchen texanus isolate HMW12.3.18 chromosome 26, RBS_HiC_50CHRs, whole genome shotgun sequence genomic region:
- the LOC127620399 gene encoding neurexophilin-1-like, whose translation MRATCWCAVFLLTPAVYLVSSAHGSIPGKSELVKSGSPKSTLKHIWTESSKDLSISRLLSQTLHGKENATALDLHYDTPEPYSEQDLWDWLRNTTDLQDSRPRAKRRPMVKTGKFKKMFGWGDFHSNIKTVKLNLLITGKIVDHGNGTFSVYFRHNSTGQGNVSVSLVPPTKIVEFDLTAQQSVIDAKDSKSFNCRIEYEKVERGSKNTLCNFDPSKTCYQEQTQSHVSWLCSKPFKVICIYISFYSTDYKLVQKVCPDYNYHSDTPYFPSG comes from the coding sequence GTTTCAAGCGCCCATGGTTCAATCCCGGGGAAATCGGAACTGGTCAAATCAGGAAGCCCAAAGTCGACACTAAAGCACATATGGACAGAAAGCAGTAAGGACTTGTCCATCAGTCGACTTCTTTCACAGACTCTACATGGCAAGGAGAATGCAACAGCCCTGGATCTGCACTATGATACTCCAGAGCCTTACTCGGAGCAGGACCTGTGGGACTGGCTGAGGAATACCACGGATCTGCAGGACTCCAGGCCGAGAGCCAAACGGCGGCCGATGGTCAAGACCGGCAAGTTCAAGAAAATGTTTGGCTGGGGAGATTTCCACTCCAACATCAAAACGGTCAAGCTCAATCTCCTGATCACCGGAAAGATCGTCGATCACGGCAACGGCACCTTCAGCGTCTACTTCCGCCATAACTCAACAGGCCAAGGCAATGTGTCGGTCAGCCTGGTGCCACCCACCAAAATTGTAGAGTTTGACTTAACGGCCCAACAGTCAGTCATTGACGCAAAGGATTCCAAGTCTTTCAACTGCCGCATAGAATATGAGAAGGTGGAGAGGGGCTCCAAGAACACACTCTGCAACTTCGACCCATCCAAGACATGTTACCAGGAGCAGACGCAGAGCCACGTGTCCTGGCTGTGCTCGAAGCCCTTCAAAGTAATTTGCATTTACATATCCTTCTACAGCACTGATTACAAGCTAGTTCAGAAAGTCTGCCCAGATTATAACTACCACAGCGATACTCCCTATTTCCCATCTGGCTGA